One window of Chryseobacterium sp. JJR-5R genomic DNA carries:
- a CDS encoding Crp/Fnr family transcriptional regulator — MVNNQFIINKFGFLGADFLNEFDQNAIFTEIKAKTEIVRDGQKNKFIPFLINGSIRVFTLNDGRELVYYYIKANDSCMMTFSSIFTDCISRVYAVAEEDSEVILIPVSIVHAWLIRFPEINRLFYNEYDRRFSDIMNMVNDAVFHKLDKRVLNYIKQQISVTGNHPVKLTHREIAGNLGTSREVVSRVLKKMENEGEIVQTKEGIKIPVNENIKQY; from the coding sequence ATGGTAAATAATCAGTTTATTATTAATAAATTCGGCTTTTTGGGAGCTGATTTTTTAAATGAATTTGACCAGAATGCAATCTTTACTGAAATTAAGGCGAAAACTGAAATCGTAAGGGACGGACAGAAAAATAAGTTTATTCCTTTTCTGATAAATGGTTCTATCAGGGTATTTACTTTAAATGACGGTCGGGAGCTTGTCTATTACTATATAAAAGCTAATGACAGCTGTATGATGACCTTTTCATCTATTTTTACAGACTGTATAAGCCGTGTGTACGCTGTTGCCGAAGAAGATTCTGAAGTGATCCTGATCCCCGTTTCCATTGTCCATGCATGGCTCATCCGGTTTCCCGAAATCAACAGGTTATTTTACAATGAATATGACAGAAGGTTCTCAGATATCATGAACATGGTAAATGACGCCGTTTTTCATAAACTGGACAAAAGGGTTTTAAACTACATTAAACAGCAGATTTCTGTTACAGGGAACCATCCCGTTAAGCTTACGCACAGGGAAATTGCCGGGAATCTCGGAACCTCAAGGGAAGTGGTAAGCAGGGTCCTGAAAAAAATGGAAAACGAAGGTGAAATTGTTCAGACCAAAGAAGGGATAAAAATTCCTGTAAATGAAAATATTAAGCAATATTAA
- a CDS encoding YceI family protein translates to MKKLILLAVPLLFTHFVSAQKYMAKTGKVSFEASVPLFEDVFAQDDNNIAVINADNWDFASVSVVKNFHFKTKLMEEHFNESYAETGKYPKTTFKGKIVNFDKSRISANPQKYTVQGTLNFHGVEKAYTSTATISAKDGKIYMAGGFVVKPADHKVTIPKMVTKKVAESVNIQYNYILVKQ, encoded by the coding sequence ATGAAAAAGTTAATATTACTCGCCGTTCCGTTGCTGTTCACCCATTTTGTTTCTGCACAGAAATATATGGCTAAAACGGGAAAAGTATCATTTGAGGCCTCTGTACCTTTATTTGAAGATGTTTTTGCACAGGATGACAACAATATTGCCGTGATCAACGCAGACAACTGGGACTTTGCTTCAGTATCTGTAGTAAAAAACTTCCATTTCAAGACAAAGCTGATGGAAGAGCATTTCAATGAAAGCTATGCCGAAACAGGGAAATACCCGAAAACCACGTTTAAAGGTAAAATTGTAAATTTTGATAAATCCAGGATTTCCGCCAACCCGCAGAAGTACACCGTTCAGGGGACCCTGAATTTTCACGGTGTTGAAAAAGCATATACTTCAACAGCTACGATCTCTGCAAAAGACGGAAAAATTTATATGGCCGGAGGATTTGTGGTAAAGCCTGCAGACCATAAAGTGACAATCCCTAAGATGGTGACTAAAAAAGTTGCTGAAAGTGTGAATATACAATACAATTATATCCTGGTAAAACAATGA
- a CDS encoding carboxylesterase family protein: protein MTIKQNSTVHTFRTPFGKIPALRENGIIKAKSIRYACSERFRKPVPLKFFESGGITDKIPVCPQHISPLLERLIQKTEIEHFVPDESTQFLTVTRPEHFNEHEALPVIVWIHGGSYEIGCGDLPTSDPSVWVKEQNIIVVSVSYRLGMFGFLGGDEARPANLGLFDIMEALRWIRKNIRSFGGNPGNITLFGQSSGGDAIAHLMISEGIDGLFRRAIIHSAPLGFRLKRQKMSHEFFLKTQSLKNEPDPLKIVEGYVNFLPSFRKYGLKTSMPFCTQYGHAPLCSEEESLEKWKENAGKYDVLMGSNHDETAFYVKTAKEGIYTYLNNKILNSIVRSTTKSIYEKPARIFSENYAKGGGNIYLFNIHSMKNNNIGASHCIDLPLIFANEHAWKDSELLKYIPREYIFENGKKLRSLWAEFARTGKISDQSERPEILDLRKV, encoded by the coding sequence ATGACCATAAAACAGAATAGTACAGTCCATACCTTCCGGACACCTTTCGGAAAAATTCCGGCATTAAGAGAAAACGGTATTATCAAAGCCAAAAGCATCCGCTATGCATGTTCGGAAAGATTTAGAAAGCCGGTTCCTTTGAAGTTTTTCGAGTCAGGAGGAATTACGGATAAAATACCCGTATGCCCGCAGCATATCAGTCCGCTTCTGGAAAGGCTGATCCAGAAAACTGAGATAGAGCATTTTGTACCTGATGAGTCTACCCAATTTCTTACCGTAACCCGTCCTGAACATTTCAATGAACATGAAGCACTGCCTGTCATTGTCTGGATCCATGGAGGTTCATATGAAATCGGATGCGGAGATCTCCCGACTTCCGATCCTTCGGTCTGGGTAAAAGAACAGAATATTATCGTGGTTTCAGTTTCTTACCGGCTGGGAATGTTTGGGTTTTTAGGTGGTGATGAAGCCAGGCCGGCCAACCTCGGGCTGTTCGATATCATGGAAGCTTTACGGTGGATCCGGAAAAACATCCGGAGTTTCGGAGGCAATCCTGGAAATATTACGCTTTTCGGACAGTCTTCCGGCGGTGATGCCATTGCCCATCTGATGATTTCCGAAGGTATTGACGGCCTGTTCCGCCGTGCGATCATTCACAGTGCACCATTGGGATTCAGGCTTAAAAGGCAAAAAATGTCTCACGAGTTTTTCCTGAAGACACAGAGCCTGAAAAATGAGCCGGATCCTTTAAAAATAGTGGAAGGTTATGTAAATTTTTTACCGTCTTTCAGGAAATACGGACTGAAAACATCAATGCCTTTTTGTACCCAATACGGCCATGCTCCACTGTGCAGCGAAGAAGAGAGCCTGGAAAAGTGGAAAGAAAATGCAGGTAAATACGATGTCCTGATGGGCTCGAACCATGATGAAACTGCATTCTATGTAAAAACAGCAAAAGAGGGAATTTATACCTATCTGAATAATAAAATCCTCAACAGTATTGTGCGCTCCACCACAAAATCAATTTATGAAAAACCGGCTCGGATTTTTTCGGAAAATTATGCAAAAGGAGGAGGCAATATCTACCTTTTTAATATTCATTCAATGAAAAATAACAATATCGGAGCTTCGCACTGCATAGACCTGCCCTTGATTTTTGCCAATGAACATGCGTGGAAAGATTCGGAACTCTTAAAATATATTCCCAGGGAATATATTTTTGAAAACGGTAAAAAGCTCCGCTCGCTGTGGGCAGAATTTGCAAGGACAGGAAAAATTTCAGATCAGTCTGAAAGGCCGGAAATTCTTGATCTCCGAAAGGTTTAG
- a CDS encoding alkaline phosphatase family protein, whose translation MKQGLQFLLLIFSLTALAQKGNVDTAQVVIPNRYNSIEAQAKPYVIMISVDGFRYDYAEKYHAENLLNFSGEGICAKAMLPGYPSITFPNHWTLITGLYPSHHGLIDNFFYDYKRKEGYAMSNRENAEDGSWYGGIPLWGLAAKQGMVSASLMWVGSASNAGGSRPAYYYPYHEKFTPSEKVDKVVSWLKLPEDKRPHFISLYFPEVDGSGHHFGPDTKETEDAVHLVDKAIGDLAHKVNDLGLKNVNFIFVSDHGMIKVDGGSPLEIPALLFDKNRFDLYNSQTLLRVYVKNPDEVKRVYKELKAGKTDGYEVYLDKKLPRYLHFSTKDDRYSRIGQILLIPNAPKIFLEKGRKTSAGKHGYNPVLVPEMKASFMAWGPAFKNKLVIDEFSNVHVYPLVAEILGLPINHPIDGKLKVLKKTLKAKN comes from the coding sequence ATGAAGCAGGGATTGCAATTCTTACTGTTGATTTTTTCATTGACAGCTTTAGCACAAAAAGGAAACGTGGACACTGCCCAGGTGGTTATTCCCAACCGATACAACAGCATCGAAGCGCAGGCAAAACCGTATGTCATTATGATTTCTGTGGATGGGTTCCGGTATGATTATGCTGAAAAATACCATGCTGAAAATCTCTTGAATTTCTCCGGTGAAGGCATCTGTGCGAAAGCCATGCTTCCCGGCTATCCGAGTATTACATTCCCGAACCACTGGACACTGATCACCGGGCTTTATCCCTCGCATCACGGATTGATTGATAATTTCTTTTACGATTACAAAAGAAAAGAAGGGTATGCGATGAGCAACAGGGAAAATGCGGAAGACGGCAGCTGGTACGGAGGAATTCCGCTTTGGGGACTTGCTGCAAAACAGGGGATGGTTTCTGCATCCTTAATGTGGGTAGGTTCTGCCAGCAATGCAGGAGGTTCAAGGCCTGCTTATTATTATCCTTACCATGAAAAATTTACACCTTCTGAAAAAGTAGATAAAGTGGTCAGTTGGCTGAAGCTGCCTGAAGATAAAAGGCCTCATTTTATTTCACTGTATTTTCCTGAAGTTGACGGAAGCGGGCACCATTTCGGACCGGACACAAAAGAAACAGAAGATGCCGTTCACCTTGTGGATAAAGCCATAGGGGATCTGGCTCACAAGGTGAATGATTTAGGACTGAAAAATGTGAACTTTATTTTTGTTTCAGATCACGGAATGATAAAGGTGGACGGCGGGAGCCCGCTGGAAATCCCTGCTTTGCTGTTTGATAAAAACAGGTTTGATTTATATAATTCACAGACATTATTGAGGGTTTATGTTAAGAATCCTGATGAGGTTAAACGCGTTTATAAAGAATTAAAAGCGGGTAAAACAGATGGTTATGAAGTGTATTTAGATAAAAAGTTGCCAAGGTACCTTCATTTCAGTACGAAAGATGACCGATACAGCAGAATCGGACAGATTTTATTGATACCCAATGCTCCGAAAATATTTTTAGAGAAAGGGAGGAAAACTTCTGCGGGGAAACATGGGTATAATCCAGTGCTTGTTCCTGAAATGAAAGCATCTTTTATGGCCTGGGGCCCTGCATTTAAAAATAAGCTGGTTATTGACGAGTTTTCTAATGTTCATGTGTATCCTCTGGTCGCTGAAATTTTAGGTTTACCGATCAATCATCCCATTGACGGAAAATTAAAAGTGTTGAAAAAAACACTGAAAGCAAAAAACTGA
- a CDS encoding EcsC family protein — protein sequence MENNIESENTNKMLKVLDWAYDKSLNGIPGFSDPLVKFAETYMKGNGTLEENINSLIRWQISKTSTSGFLTGLGGLITLPVSIPADISTGIYIHMRMIAAIAHIGGYDINDDRVKSLIYLCLVGEPVKDILKDGGIAIGSKLTVSFLKSISGKTLTKINRMVGFRLATKFGQKGIVNLVKFVPLAGGIVGATVNAVGTNLIGNIAKKTFISIHDNQKSETDSNESEDTGFSEVTNLDLLKFYSYINIIKVDGIIKKEEIEMFESEINHSFLPDTIKLDLISKVYEKEKTEVDYSHFKDKTEDSLELLRNLLKFAKIDNEFHILEKMFIKNVGKQIGFSEEDIEELINSEEANEEKV from the coding sequence ATGGAAAACAATATTGAAAGTGAGAATACCAACAAGATGCTAAAAGTACTTGACTGGGCTTATGACAAATCTTTAAACGGAATACCAGGATTTTCAGATCCTCTTGTAAAATTTGCAGAAACCTATATGAAAGGAAACGGCACCCTGGAAGAAAATATAAATTCATTAATCAGATGGCAAATCAGTAAAACATCCACATCCGGATTTTTAACCGGATTGGGAGGGCTTATCACCCTGCCTGTCTCGATTCCTGCAGATATTTCTACAGGTATTTATATTCATATGAGAATGATTGCAGCCATTGCGCATATCGGCGGATATGACATTAATGATGACAGAGTGAAATCATTAATTTATTTATGCCTGGTTGGCGAGCCTGTTAAAGATATTTTAAAGGATGGAGGAATAGCAATAGGCAGTAAACTGACTGTAAGTTTCTTAAAATCAATATCCGGAAAGACACTGACCAAGATCAACAGAATGGTAGGATTTAGGCTGGCCACAAAGTTCGGACAGAAAGGCATTGTAAACTTAGTAAAATTTGTACCGTTAGCAGGAGGAATAGTCGGGGCTACAGTGAATGCAGTAGGGACTAATCTTATCGGTAATATTGCTAAAAAAACCTTCATTTCAATACATGACAACCAGAAAAGCGAGACCGATTCCAATGAATCTGAAGATACCGGATTTTCTGAAGTTACCAATCTGGATTTATTAAAATTCTATTCTTACATCAATATTATAAAAGTAGACGGCATTATAAAAAAAGAAGAAATTGAAATGTTTGAAAGTGAAATTAATCACTCTTTTTTACCTGATACAATAAAACTTGACCTGATCTCTAAAGTATATGAAAAGGAAAAAACTGAAGTAGACTATTCACATTTTAAAGATAAAACAGAGGATTCATTAGAACTGCTCAGGAATTTACTGAAATTTGCTAAAATTGATAATGAGTTTCATATCCTTGAAAAAATGTTTATAAAAAACGTTGGCAAGCAAATAGGTTTTTCGGAAGAGGATATTGAGGAGCTGATTAATTCTGAAGAAGCTAATGAAGAAAAAGTATAG
- a CDS encoding DUF5777 family beta-barrel protein, with protein sequence MTKTLLFLSVFASGLAFAQDDLLKDIDTVQTENTEISQPAFKALQIVTGQSTKLTAKKEWYIVVAHRFGDVSRGFKDFFGLDDASTKLGVIYGATDWLSLSLSRETNLKTFEGGAKYRLVQQSENFPVDVVGYNVMAVNTELSKDNYPHLQFGDRLSYLTQALISRRFSDKFSLQFTPSYVHKNLYEPAVENKDQFFTGLGGRYKISKRISVNAEYFVNFDNHSFYKNPLSLGMDLETGGHIFQLLFSNSQLNSDIGYLTNATGKWEKGQIFFGFNLYRVF encoded by the coding sequence ATGACAAAAACTCTCTTATTTCTGTCAGTATTTGCTTCAGGCCTGGCTTTCGCGCAGGACGACCTATTGAAGGATATTGATACGGTTCAGACCGAAAATACCGAAATTTCCCAGCCTGCATTCAAGGCACTCCAGATCGTAACGGGGCAATCTACAAAGCTTACGGCGAAAAAAGAATGGTACATCGTAGTGGCGCACCGTTTTGGGGATGTAAGCAGAGGATTCAAGGATTTCTTCGGGTTAGATGATGCCTCTACCAAGCTGGGGGTAATCTACGGTGCTACAGACTGGCTTTCTCTAAGCCTATCCAGGGAAACCAATCTTAAAACTTTTGAAGGCGGTGCCAAATACAGGCTGGTACAGCAAAGCGAAAATTTCCCGGTAGATGTAGTCGGTTATAATGTTATGGCCGTCAATACAGAACTCAGCAAAGACAACTATCCGCATCTTCAGTTCGGCGACCGGCTTTCCTATCTTACCCAGGCGCTGATTTCAAGAAGGTTCAGCGATAAGTTTTCCCTTCAGTTCACGCCTTCGTATGTTCATAAAAACCTTTACGAACCTGCTGTTGAAAACAAGGACCAGTTCTTTACAGGATTGGGCGGGCGGTATAAAATCTCAAAAAGAATTTCTGTCAATGCAGAATATTTCGTGAATTTCGACAATCACAGTTTCTATAAAAATCCTTTGTCTTTAGGGATGGATTTAGAAACCGGGGGACACATATTCCAGCTGTTGTTTTCCAATTCCCAGCTCAATTCTGATATCGGCTACCTGACGAATGCCACCGGAAAATGGGAGAAAGGACAGATTTTCTTTGGGTTTAACCTTTACAGAGTTTTTTAA
- a CDS encoding NAD(P)-dependent alcohol dehydrogenase yields the protein MSTITVKAYGTESKTADLEAMTIERREVTPKDVEIEILYCGVCHSDLHTARNDWGGSMYPVVPGHEIVGRITSVGSEVSKFKIGDLAAVGCMVDSCGQCDSCKQDLEQYCQNGFTGTYNGKDKHLGGQTFGGYSQKVVVDEHFVLSVPENLDLAAVAPLLCAGITTWSPLRHWNVGPDSKVAVVGLGGLGHMAIKLAKGLGAEVTLFSRTPGKAEDAKKLGADHVIISTDDSQMNGVQGKFDLIIDTVPYEHDINPYMQTVALDGTLVLVGFVGQFEEAKPSTVPMIFQRRSVAGSLIGGIAETQEMLDFCGEHNIVSDIEVIKMEDINNAYERMLKSDVKYRFVVDMKSL from the coding sequence ATGAGCACAATTACAGTAAAAGCTTACGGAACAGAATCCAAAACTGCAGATTTGGAAGCCATGACCATTGAGAGAAGAGAGGTGACCCCTAAAGACGTAGAGATTGAAATCCTGTACTGCGGGGTCTGCCATTCAGATTTGCATACAGCAAGAAATGACTGGGGCGGATCTATGTATCCTGTGGTTCCGGGACATGAAATCGTAGGCCGGATTACCAGTGTAGGAAGCGAAGTTTCCAAATTTAAAATCGGGGACCTGGCTGCAGTAGGCTGTATGGTAGATTCCTGCGGACAGTGCGACAGCTGCAAACAGGATCTGGAACAGTACTGCCAGAATGGATTTACAGGCACGTATAATGGAAAGGATAAACATCTGGGCGGACAGACATTCGGAGGTTATTCACAGAAAGTAGTGGTTGATGAGCATTTTGTACTGAGTGTTCCTGAAAACCTTGATCTTGCTGCCGTTGCGCCTCTTCTGTGTGCAGGAATCACGACATGGTCACCGTTAAGACATTGGAATGTTGGTCCGGATTCAAAAGTTGCCGTAGTAGGATTAGGCGGTTTGGGACACATGGCCATTAAACTCGCCAAAGGACTGGGTGCCGAAGTGACTTTGTTTTCCAGAACACCGGGAAAAGCCGAAGATGCCAAAAAACTGGGAGCAGACCATGTAATTATTTCTACTGATGATTCTCAAATGAACGGCGTGCAGGGGAAATTTGATCTTATTATTGATACCGTTCCTTACGAGCATGATATCAATCCTTATATGCAGACTGTAGCTTTAGACGGAACCTTGGTTCTGGTAGGATTTGTAGGCCAGTTTGAAGAAGCCAAGCCGAGTACCGTACCCATGATTTTCCAACGCCGTTCTGTGGCAGGTTCGCTGATTGGCGGGATTGCTGAAACACAGGAAATGCTTGATTTCTGCGGAGAACACAATATTGTTTCTGATATTGAGGTAATTAAAATGGAGGACATTAATAATGCCTATGAAAGAATGCTTAAAAGCGATGTGAAATACCGCTTTGTGGTTGATATGAAGTCTTTATAA
- a CDS encoding T9SS type A sorting domain-containing protein, whose protein sequence is MKKLLLTLSMAAASLVGAQFSSGTVNLSAAAMTVKLDTNATTATITLTGDSNSMLGIGFGNVGMASGSDGFIYNSSANRDYTFNGFGNPNADAAQNWTQISNTVSGSTRTVVATRTLAGGAEDFALSNAAGNISIFYARTPGSQALGYHSGNRGYAILTMGAVLATGEVAVQKNKIIVYPNPAKETVTFRNADKVKSVDIYESTGRKVKTISMDGKEINVSDLKSGNYYLEITLKDGSASFEQLIKE, encoded by the coding sequence ATGAAAAAACTTTTACTTACATTATCAATGGCTGCGGCTTCTTTAGTCGGGGCCCAGTTTTCATCAGGAACAGTAAACCTGTCCGCCGCTGCTATGACGGTAAAATTAGATACCAATGCAACCACAGCCACCATTACCTTAACCGGCGACAGTAATTCCATGCTGGGGATAGGTTTCGGGAATGTAGGCATGGCTTCAGGATCAGACGGATTTATTTATAATTCCTCTGCCAACAGGGATTATACATTTAACGGATTCGGTAATCCAAATGCTGATGCAGCCCAGAATTGGACACAGATATCAAATACTGTTTCAGGAAGCACAAGAACTGTAGTAGCTACACGGACACTTGCCGGCGGAGCAGAGGATTTTGCACTATCCAATGCAGCAGGGAACATCAGTATTTTTTATGCAAGAACTCCGGGGAGCCAGGCATTAGGATATCATTCCGGGAACAGGGGATATGCAATCCTTACCATGGGAGCTGTTCTTGCAACCGGTGAAGTTGCTGTACAGAAAAATAAAATAATCGTTTACCCAAATCCTGCCAAAGAAACCGTTACTTTCCGGAATGCGGATAAAGTAAAATCTGTTGATATTTATGAATCTACAGGAAGAAAAGTAAAAACAATAAGTATGGATGGAAAAGAGATCAATGTATCTGACCTGAAATCCGGAAATTATTATCTGGAAATTACGTTGAAAGACGGGTCTGCTTCTTTTGAACAGCTGATTAAGGAATAA
- a CDS encoding ankyrin repeat domain-containing protein, with amino-acid sequence MKKLILIISVLWVYAAMAQENTKSIFNVARTGTVAEVEELMKQDPDIINQTNENGFSPLILACYKGNTEVAEFLMDHVKNVNYKSQEGTALAGLSVKYNKTLAEHLLRKNADPNIADAAGTTPLFWAVKFGNKELTELLLKHKADKSIKDSQGMTPFEYALQSKNTEIINLLKN; translated from the coding sequence ATGAAAAAGCTGATTCTAATTATTTCTGTTTTATGGGTGTATGCAGCAATGGCCCAGGAAAATACAAAATCTATTTTTAATGTTGCCCGTACCGGAACCGTGGCTGAAGTGGAGGAACTGATGAAACAGGATCCTGATATCATCAATCAGACCAATGAAAACGGTTTTTCGCCGCTTATTCTGGCATGTTACAAAGGCAATACAGAAGTAGCTGAATTTTTAATGGACCATGTAAAAAATGTCAATTACAAAAGCCAGGAAGGAACTGCATTGGCCGGGCTTTCGGTAAAATACAATAAAACCCTTGCAGAACATCTGTTAAGAAAGAATGCAGATCCCAATATTGCCGATGCTGCAGGAACTACCCCTTTATTTTGGGCTGTAAAATTCGGCAATAAAGAACTCACGGAATTATTGCTGAAGCATAAAGCCGATAAATCCATAAAGGATTCACAGGGCATGACGCCTTTTGAATATGCCCTTCAGTCTAAAAATACGGAAATTATCAATCTCTTAAAAAATTAA
- a CDS encoding DUF3467 domain-containing protein, translating to MDNQNQNNDPNNINIQLNEMVASGVYCNLALVNHSPSEFVVDFIQLMPGVQQANVRSRVILAPLHAKRVLTALQQNISNYEQQFGEIKEVEPFVLGGNNVNA from the coding sequence ATGGACAACCAGAATCAAAACAACGATCCAAACAACATCAACATCCAACTGAACGAGATGGTAGCATCAGGAGTTTACTGTAACCTTGCGTTAGTAAACCACTCTCCGTCTGAGTTTGTAGTAGATTTCATCCAGTTAATGCCGGGTGTACAGCAGGCTAATGTACGTTCAAGAGTAATTCTTGCTCCGCTTCATGCCAAAAGAGTGCTTACTGCTCTTCAACAGAACATTTCCAACTACGAGCAGCAGTTCGGGGAAATCAAGGAAGTTGAGCCTTTCGTTTTAGGAGGGAACAATGTAAATGCTTAA